From Chryseobacterium salivictor, a single genomic window includes:
- the rny gene encoding ribonuclease Y: MTTITIIIIGIVCLVVGAVIGMVFSKSALNTKAKFIVEDAKKNAENLIEKATVQAESIKKEKHFQAKEKFMELKSQHDADIQSRERKMQDSEKRIKDKEQKLNDELSKTGKLEKDLDRQIADYSKKHEILERKQQELDAVTAQKVEILERISGYSAEDAKNELVEALKAEAKTRAQAHVQNIMAEAQLNAKQEAKKIVIQTIQRIGTEQAIENSVSVFNIESDEVKGRIIGREGRNIRALEAATGVEIIVDDTPEAILLSCFDPVRREIARLSLHRLVTDGRIHPARIEEVVDKTKRQIEEEIIEVGKRTVIDLGVHGLHPELVKIVGRMKFRSSYGQNLLQHSREVANIAGTMAAELGLNVKLAKRAGLLHDIGKVPEQESELPHALLGMQWAEKYGENPEVVNAIGAHHDEVEMTTLLSPIIQVADAISGARPGARRQVLESYIQRLKDLEAAALSFDGVSSAYAIQAGRELRVMVESGKVNDDQSAQLSYDISEKIQNELTYPGQVRVTVIRETRAVNIAR; the protein is encoded by the coding sequence ATGACAACAATCACCATTATTATTATCGGTATTGTTTGCTTGGTTGTAGGAGCGGTAATTGGAATGGTTTTTTCCAAAAGTGCTCTTAACACAAAAGCGAAATTCATCGTAGAAGATGCAAAGAAAAACGCCGAGAACCTTATAGAAAAAGCCACCGTACAGGCAGAATCCATTAAGAAAGAAAAGCATTTTCAGGCCAAGGAAAAATTCATGGAACTGAAATCGCAACATGACGCAGACATTCAGTCAAGAGAAAGAAAAATGCAGGATTCTGAAAAAAGAATCAAAGACAAAGAGCAGAAACTTAATGATGAATTAAGCAAAACAGGCAAACTGGAGAAAGACCTCGACCGTCAAATTGCTGATTACAGTAAAAAACACGAAATTCTCGAAAGAAAACAGCAGGAACTGGATGCGGTTACGGCACAGAAAGTAGAAATCCTGGAAAGAATCTCCGGATATTCTGCCGAAGATGCGAAGAACGAACTGGTAGAAGCTTTGAAAGCAGAAGCCAAAACAAGAGCGCAGGCACATGTTCAGAACATCATGGCGGAAGCGCAACTCAACGCTAAACAGGAAGCTAAGAAAATCGTTATTCAGACCATTCAGAGAATCGGTACAGAACAGGCCATCGAAAATTCGGTTTCTGTATTCAATATCGAATCTGACGAAGTTAAAGGAAGAATTATTGGTCGAGAAGGAAGAAATATCCGTGCTTTAGAAGCGGCTACAGGAGTTGAGATCATCGTTGATGATACGCCGGAAGCTATTTTGCTTTCATGCTTCGATCCGGTAAGAAGAGAGATCGCAAGACTGTCTCTTCACCGATTGGTTACCGACGGTAGAATTCACCCGGCAAGAATTGAAGAAGTAGTAGACAAAACCAAAAGACAGATCGAGGAAGAAATCATCGAAGTGGGTAAAAGAACCGTCATCGATTTGGGAGTTCACGGACTTCACCCTGAACTGGTAAAAATCGTGGGTAGAATGAAGTTCCGTTCTTCTTATGGACAGAACTTATTGCAGCACTCGAGAGAAGTTGCGAATATCGCCGGAACAATGGCGGCAGAATTAGGCCTTAACGTTAAGTTAGCGAAAAGAGCCGGTTTGCTTCACGATATCGGAAAAGTTCCGGAACAGGAATCAGAATTGCCACACGCCCTTTTGGGAATGCAGTGGGCAGAGAAATACGGTGAGAATCCGGAAGTTGTCAACGCCATCGGGGCTCACCACGATGAGGTTGAAATGACCACCTTATTATCGCCGATCATTCAGGTGGCCGATGCGATTTCCGGAGCTAGACCAGGCGCAAGAAGACAGGTTTTAGAATCTTATATACAAAGACTAAAAGACCTGGAAGCAGCAGCTCTAAGTTTCGACGGTGTTTCAAGTGCTTATGCAATCCAGGCGGGTAGAGAACTTCGGGTAATGGTAGAAAGCGGAAAAGTGAATGATGACCAATCGGCACAGCTTTCTTATGATATCTCAGAGAAAATTCAAAACGAATTAACGTATCCGGGACAGGTTCGGGTAACGGTAATCCGTGAAACCAGAGCGGTGAATATTGCGAGATAA
- a CDS encoding HU family DNA-binding protein yields the protein MPAKIYYHQEDGSFRIGNERTVLCHPSEKPGSDLHEIAEALSENSTLNPVDCYGVMVGMAAQIAKHLQEGNVVNIEFLGTFRIRAKSTAVESPELVTEKTIGKPSVNFRPSVLMKQRISKTQFVPKK from the coding sequence ATGCCTGCAAAAATTTATTACCACCAAGAAGACGGTTCCTTCCGGATCGGAAATGAAAGAACTGTATTGTGCCACCCTAGTGAAAAACCGGGAAGTGACCTCCACGAAATCGCTGAGGCCCTGTCCGAAAACAGCACCCTGAACCCAGTAGACTGCTACGGGGTGATGGTAGGCATGGCCGCGCAGATTGCAAAACACCTGCAGGAGGGAAATGTTGTGAACATTGAATTTCTAGGTACTTTCAGGATCAGGGCCAAATCCACCGCGGTGGAATCTCCGGAACTGGTCACCGAAAAAACGATTGGTAAACCCTCGGTCAACTTCCGCCCCTCTGTCCTGATGAAACAGCGGATTTCCAAAACACAGTTCGTCCCTAAAAAATAG
- a CDS encoding acyl-CoA thioesterase: MHTKTVFQFISEPSDVNYGGNVHGGSVMKWIDQAGYACASSWSSSYCVTVYVGGIRFYSPIKIGHIVKVEAEVIYTGKTSMHIAINVFSRNIKRKDFEKKTHCIIVFVAVDDEGNSVEVPKFVPTTEQDKQMEKYAIKLMDLRKKIEDEMKPFM, translated from the coding sequence ATGCATACCAAAACAGTTTTTCAGTTTATCTCAGAACCCAGCGATGTAAATTATGGCGGGAATGTTCACGGCGGAAGTGTAATGAAATGGATTGACCAGGCAGGTTACGCCTGTGCGAGTTCCTGGTCCTCCAGTTATTGCGTTACGGTTTATGTGGGCGGAATCCGGTTTTATTCTCCCATAAAAATCGGACATATCGTAAAAGTGGAAGCCGAAGTTATTTACACCGGAAAAACCAGTATGCATATTGCCATCAATGTTTTTTCAAGAAACATCAAAAGGAAAGATTTCGAAAAGAAAACGCACTGTATTATCGTTTTCGTCGCGGTTGATGATGAAGGTAATTCTGTAGAAGTCCCGAAATTCGTCCCAACCACAGAACAGGACAAGCAAATGGAAAAATACGCGATAAAACTGATGGATCTCCGTAAAAAGATTGAAGATGAGATGAAGCCTTTCATGTAA
- the porT gene encoding type IX secretion/gliding motility protein PorT/SprT, protein MLKNFFKTSIVAAFCFATFSNAQLFRTKDRMDHLEGFDEQKFSYGFYLAANNFDYKLVLDPKFGMDGQKNLVQTKSAYSFGAGLIGKLRLSDYFDLRIEPGLQFVEREIYFDTQSNDQFAAGTPANQPFAPRVLTDADKLRTVKSTYVDIPLLIEVHGDRWYNSRPYAATGVNWMMNLQSNSKAEDDNQQGIFRTTGSNLAWSAEVGIQFYFSRFKLTPGFRGTFMINNESVADNAETPPYWSSAISSAKTRAFMFVLKFE, encoded by the coding sequence ATGTTGAAAAACTTTTTTAAAACGAGCATCGTTGCTGCCTTTTGTTTTGCAACATTTAGCAATGCACAGTTGTTCCGGACCAAAGACAGGATGGATCATCTGGAAGGATTTGATGAGCAGAAATTCAGTTATGGATTTTACCTCGCTGCCAATAATTTCGATTACAAACTGGTTCTTGATCCTAAGTTCGGGATGGATGGGCAAAAGAATTTGGTACAGACCAAATCTGCCTATAGTTTCGGTGCTGGTTTAATCGGGAAGTTAAGATTAAGCGATTATTTTGATTTAAGAATCGAACCGGGTCTGCAGTTCGTGGAACGCGAAATTTATTTCGACACACAGTCCAACGATCAGTTTGCGGCAGGGACTCCGGCCAACCAACCTTTTGCGCCGAGAGTTTTAACGGATGCTGATAAATTAAGAACTGTAAAATCAACTTACGTAGATATTCCTCTGTTAATAGAGGTTCACGGTGACCGTTGGTATAATTCCCGACCTTATGCCGCCACCGGGGTCAACTGGATGATGAATCTGCAATCCAACAGCAAGGCAGAAGACGACAATCAGCAGGGGATTTTCCGTACCACGGGGAGTAATCTGGCCTGGTCGGCAGAAGTGGGAATTCAGTTTTATTTCAGCAGGTTTAAACTGACGCCGGGCTTCAGGGGAACCTTTATGATCAATAATGAATCTGTGGCAGATAATGCCGAAACGCCGCCCTACTGGTCATCAGCAATCTCGAGTGCGAAAACCAGAGCGTTCATGTTTGTATTGAAATTTGAATAA
- the cas9 gene encoding type II CRISPR RNA-guided endonuclease Cas9 (Cas9, originally named Csn1, is the large, multifunctional signature protein of type II CRISPR/Cas systems. It is well known even to general audiences because its RNA-guided endonuclease activity has made it a popular tool for custom editing of eukaryotic genomes.), producing the protein MNKILGVDLGTNSIGLTLRVGDVFSWYEVYTFKKGVGEGKSGEYSFAAERTKHRSSRRLYNARRYRKWKTLKVLIENNYCPLSIENLNKWKHYEKGLGRIFPVNDELFQNWIKLDFDNDGIPDFTSPYQLRRLLITEKLNLSLPQNKYKVGRALYHIAQRRGFKSSRKSGANEKTAVYKGSTETKTIGRNEYENLIIENGSLGAAFAFLEDNGIRVRNRYTLRSDYQIEAKKILEFQNIDNLQFREDIEKAIFFQRPLRSQKGLVGKCTLEPNKARCPISHYKFEEYRAWSFINNIKFKNKETNQFESIPLELRQKLYNEKFFYKSKRDFQFSDVRKFIKENGGKEWELNYSAKMDEISIPSCFVSARLKSVFGENWQDYKKSIKKIDKKGKEYDVNYTIEDIWHIMFSYEDEEVFEEFLVSTLELDEKEVKELVTIFNQFPIGYANLSLKAINNILPFLKQGIIYSESVILAKIPEIIGKELFEHNKEEILEALRQEVENVREEKTIVNIANNLIFKYYALDWDERFAWKDVSYKLDSSDLKEVEKATIEHFGDKTWQKLDEGSRKKILSEVTIKYQDFFASSKREHIKPPHLVNRICAFLKRALGVSEEKLSKIYHPSQIDIYPKKEGQKYLLSPKTAAFKNPMAYKTLYKLRDVINYLIEIGKIDEETRIVVEIARDLNDSNKRWAIEKYQRDREAENREFANAISELINDPEFKGNADPASKKDNEKFRLWIEQTDNLEEVLKEIQVIDKNKNLSVSQKDIQKYRLWKEQNCTCFYTGKMIRLTDLFDKNIIDFEHTIPRSKSFDNSLANLTVCYADYNRNIKKNQMPTELPNYEEESNGYSAIKPHLYLWEKKVEDLFKQIDFWKFKSKVAIDKMAKDEAIRQKHIRIMQYDYWKSKLDRFTRTEIPQGFVNSQLTDTQIITKYAFHYLKTVFTKVDVIKGSNTAEFRKIYEIQPKDEVKDRSKHSHHAIDAAVLTLIPSAKKREEILKKSYGFEEKYFDKQYHEKPFLGFNISMIDEIRNNILINNMADKDQVLTPGKKIVRKRGKVVWIDQKNKIPKVAQGDSVRGELHLQTYYGKIKIAAKDNNGSLLRDESGNVIYNQTDGKDEVWMVLRKPIDKVNFGSDIIVDFHLAEYLNKQILDGVKQLELQDFQGKILRHLRCRVKAARGFMNPDNVTVVKEHVYKSSKDYKNYIYADSGENYMFGLYENEKGEKNIISINKFEASKFVSALGIPENKEEVFKQKEPVLIKTKEAILIHLFKSGQKVIFYNSLEELEDIKKTPEEISKRLYFIKRLHQASVGNMLFQHHLEARTDEELIKDFPKEIFKSAGKDGFSKYQTDFIAPRILFKPTTPNFIIEGKDFEMKLDGTINFNFR; encoded by the coding sequence ATGAATAAAATTTTAGGTGTTGATTTAGGTACCAATTCAATTGGGCTTACATTAAGAGTCGGTGATGTGTTTTCATGGTATGAAGTATACACTTTTAAAAAAGGGGTTGGAGAAGGGAAATCCGGCGAATATTCATTTGCAGCCGAGAGAACAAAACATCGTTCTTCAAGGAGGCTTTACAATGCAAGAAGATATAGGAAGTGGAAAACTCTTAAAGTTTTAATTGAAAATAATTATTGTCCATTATCTATAGAAAATTTAAATAAATGGAAACATTATGAAAAAGGCTTAGGAAGAATTTTTCCTGTAAATGATGAATTATTTCAAAACTGGATTAAGTTGGACTTTGATAATGATGGGATTCCGGATTTTACAAGCCCATATCAATTGAGAAGATTATTAATCACCGAAAAATTAAATTTATCACTTCCTCAAAATAAATATAAAGTTGGTAGAGCATTATATCATATTGCGCAGAGAAGAGGTTTTAAAAGTAGCAGGAAAAGTGGAGCTAATGAAAAAACTGCAGTTTATAAAGGAAGTACTGAAACCAAGACTATCGGAAGAAATGAATATGAAAATTTAATTATTGAGAATGGAAGCTTAGGAGCTGCTTTTGCGTTTTTAGAAGATAACGGAATACGGGTTAGAAACAGATATACTTTAAGGTCTGATTATCAAATTGAAGCTAAGAAAATTTTAGAATTTCAAAACATTGACAATCTTCAGTTTCGTGAAGATATTGAAAAAGCAATATTTTTTCAACGCCCTTTGCGCTCCCAAAAAGGCTTGGTGGGGAAGTGTACTTTAGAACCTAATAAAGCCCGTTGTCCAATCAGCCATTACAAATTTGAGGAGTATAGAGCGTGGTCTTTTATTAATAATATAAAATTTAAAAACAAAGAAACGAATCAATTTGAATCAATACCGCTAGAGCTTAGACAAAAATTATACAACGAAAAATTCTTCTACAAAAGTAAGAGAGATTTTCAGTTTAGTGATGTTAGAAAATTTATTAAGGAAAATGGTGGTAAAGAATGGGAACTTAATTATTCGGCCAAAATGGATGAAATTTCTATTCCGAGTTGTTTTGTTTCAGCAAGGTTAAAATCTGTGTTTGGAGAAAATTGGCAGGACTATAAAAAATCAATTAAAAAAATCGATAAGAAAGGGAAGGAGTATGATGTAAATTATACTATTGAAGATATTTGGCATATTATGTTTTCCTATGAAGATGAAGAGGTTTTTGAAGAGTTCCTCGTGAGTACATTAGAATTAGATGAAAAGGAAGTTAAAGAATTAGTGACTATATTTAATCAGTTTCCTATTGGTTATGCCAATTTAAGTTTAAAAGCAATAAACAATATTTTGCCTTTTTTAAAACAAGGAATTATCTATTCCGAATCAGTAATTCTAGCAAAAATACCGGAAATTATCGGCAAGGAATTATTTGAACACAATAAAGAAGAAATCTTAGAAGCATTGCGGCAAGAAGTTGAAAACGTACGAGAAGAAAAAACAATTGTCAACATTGCTAATAATTTGATTTTTAAGTATTATGCATTGGATTGGGATGAAAGATTTGCTTGGAAAGATGTAAGTTATAAACTAGATAGTTCTGATTTGAAGGAGGTTGAAAAAGCAACTATAGAACATTTCGGAGATAAAACCTGGCAGAAACTGGATGAAGGCTCCAGAAAAAAGATATTATCAGAAGTAACAATTAAATATCAAGACTTTTTTGCTTCGTCAAAAAGGGAGCATATCAAACCACCTCATTTGGTAAATAGAATTTGTGCATTTCTAAAGCGTGCGTTGGGTGTTTCAGAAGAAAAATTGAGCAAAATTTATCATCCCTCACAAATCGATATTTATCCTAAAAAAGAAGGACAAAAATATTTGTTAAGCCCGAAAACAGCAGCTTTCAAAAATCCGATGGCTTACAAAACATTGTATAAGTTGCGCGATGTTATTAATTATTTAATTGAGATTGGAAAAATTGATGAAGAAACCAGAATCGTTGTAGAAATTGCAAGAGATTTGAACGATAGCAACAAACGCTGGGCAATAGAAAAATATCAAAGAGACCGGGAAGCTGAAAACCGAGAATTTGCTAATGCAATATCAGAGTTAATTAATGATCCGGAATTCAAGGGAAATGCAGATCCTGCAAGTAAAAAAGACAACGAAAAATTCAGATTATGGATTGAACAAACTGACAATTTAGAAGAAGTTCTGAAAGAAATTCAGGTAATTGATAAAAATAAAAATCTATCTGTTTCTCAAAAAGACATTCAAAAATACCGTTTATGGAAAGAACAAAATTGCACTTGTTTTTACACCGGAAAGATGATTAGATTGACAGATTTGTTTGATAAAAACATAATCGATTTTGAGCATACTATTCCCAGAAGTAAATCTTTTGACAATTCATTAGCTAATCTAACGGTTTGCTATGCAGATTATAATAGAAATATTAAAAAGAATCAAATGCCAACTGAATTGCCTAATTATGAAGAAGAATCAAATGGGTATTCGGCAATAAAACCACATTTGTATTTGTGGGAAAAGAAAGTAGAAGATCTGTTCAAGCAGATTGATTTTTGGAAATTCAAATCCAAAGTTGCAATAGATAAAATGGCAAAAGATGAAGCTATTCGTCAAAAACATATTCGTATAATGCAATATGATTATTGGAAAAGCAAATTAGATAGATTTACAAGAACAGAAATTCCGCAAGGATTTGTCAATAGCCAATTAACCGATACACAGATTATTACAAAATATGCTTTTCATTATTTGAAAACCGTTTTTACTAAAGTAGATGTTATTAAAGGCTCAAATACTGCCGAATTTAGAAAAATATATGAGATTCAACCAAAAGATGAGGTAAAGGATAGAAGCAAGCATTCTCATCACGCAATTGATGCTGCTGTTTTAACTCTTATTCCTTCTGCCAAAAAACGAGAAGAAATACTGAAAAAGTCTTATGGATTTGAAGAAAAATATTTTGATAAACAATACCACGAAAAACCATTTCTTGGATTTAATATTTCGATGATTGATGAGATAAGAAATAACATACTTATCAACAATATGGCCGACAAAGACCAAGTTTTAACTCCAGGAAAAAAGATTGTAAGAAAAAGAGGAAAAGTTGTTTGGATTGATCAAAAAAATAAAATTCCTAAAGTTGCACAAGGAGATTCTGTGAGGGGCGAATTACATCTTCAAACCTATTATGGAAAAATTAAAATTGCGGCAAAAGATAACAATGGTTCATTATTAAGAGACGAATCAGGTAATGTAATCTATAATCAAACAGATGGAAAAGATGAGGTTTGGATGGTTTTGAGAAAACCTATTGATAAAGTAAATTTTGGTTCAGATATAATTGTTGATTTTCATTTAGCAGAATATCTCAATAAACAAATTTTAGATGGCGTAAAACAACTAGAATTACAGGATTTTCAAGGAAAAATTTTAAGACATCTACGATGTAGAGTTAAAGCGGCTCGTGGATTTATGAATCCGGACAATGTAACTGTTGTAAAAGAACATGTTTATAAATCTTCAAAAGATTACAAAAATTATATTTATGCAGATTCCGGCGAGAATTATATGTTTGGGTTATATGAAAATGAAAAAGGAGAAAAAAATATAATTTCAATTAATAAATTTGAAGCTTCAAAGTTTGTTAGTGCCTTAGGAATTCCTGAAAATAAAGAAGAAGTATTTAAACAGAAAGAACCTGTTTTAATAAAAACTAAGGAAGCTATTCTAATTCACCTTTTCAAAAGTGGACAAAAAGTAATTTTCTATAATTCATTGGAAGAATTAGAGGATATTAAAAAAACTCCTGAAGAAATTTCAAAAAGACTATATTTTATTAAAAGGCTACACCAAGCTTCAGTAGGAAATATGCTTTTTCAACACCATTTAGAAGCGCGTACAGATGAAGAATTAATAAAAGATTTTCCAAAAGAGATATTTAAATCAGCTGGTAAGGATGGTTTTTCAAAATATCAAACAGATTTTATAGCTCCAAGAATTTTGTTTAAGCCAACTACCCCTAATTTTATCATTGAAGGTAAAGATTTTGAAATGAAATTAGATGGAACCATAAATTTTAATTTCCGATGA
- the cas1 gene encoding type II CRISPR-associated endonuclease Cas1, whose protein sequence is MITRSIYIGNSAYLKLKDEQMYILCPETKEVKGKVPVEDLGLLMLDHFQITISHQLIQKMMGNNVVIISCDAHHLPHGIMLPLYGHSQHSDRVKDQLEASEPLKKQLWKQTVECKIENQKEVLIRLGNYHEPMTGYQNNVKSGDITNMEGIAAQHYWKYLISLDFLRQRFGESPNPFFNFGYAVLRSIVARAIVETGLLPVLGIFHKNKYNPYCLADDLMEPYRPFVDWLVMNWLTKNPDSEELTKEFKAHLLQIATKDVLIDGKRRPLKVAVKTTASSLYKCYTGEKRLIDYPELI, encoded by the coding sequence ATGATCACCCGCTCCATTTACATCGGCAATTCCGCATACCTCAAGCTCAAAGACGAGCAGATGTACATTCTTTGTCCGGAAACCAAAGAAGTGAAAGGCAAAGTTCCGGTGGAAGATTTGGGGCTTTTGATGCTGGATCACTTTCAAATTACGATTTCCCATCAGCTCATTCAGAAAATGATGGGAAATAATGTGGTCATCATCAGTTGTGATGCGCACCATTTGCCGCACGGCATCATGTTGCCGTTGTACGGTCATTCGCAACATTCAGACCGGGTGAAAGATCAGCTGGAAGCCAGTGAACCGCTGAAAAAACAACTTTGGAAGCAAACCGTAGAATGCAAAATTGAAAACCAAAAGGAAGTTTTAATCCGTTTAGGAAATTATCATGAACCCATGACCGGTTATCAAAACAATGTCAAAAGCGGTGATATTACCAATATGGAAGGCATTGCAGCACAACATTACTGGAAATACCTCATCAGTTTAGATTTTCTGCGGCAGCGTTTTGGCGAGTCCCCGAACCCGTTTTTTAATTTCGGATATGCGGTTTTGCGCAGTATTGTAGCCCGTGCGATTGTAGAAACGGGGCTGCTTCCGGTGTTAGGGATTTTTCATAAAAACAAGTACAATCCTTATTGCTTAGCAGATGATTTAATGGAACCTTACCGCCCTTTTGTAGATTGGCTGGTGATGAATTGGCTTACGAAAAACCCTGATTCAGAAGAGTTGACCAAAGAGTTTAAAGCGCATCTCCTGCAAATTGCAACCAAAGATGTGTTGATCGATGGCAAGAGAAGGCCGCTGAAGGTGGCTGTTAAAACAACTGCAAGCTCCCTTTATAAGTGTTATACTGGAGAAAAGCGGTTGATAGATTATCCGGAATTAATATGA
- a CDS encoding cell division protein ZapA: MDVRRITITIAGRSYPLNVPSAEEETLRKVGKQIEAMIKDFEQNFDVRDKQDALAMCCLKLGTNAEVAQINNDKNIKDSTERLMNINQFLEELEK; encoded by the coding sequence ATGGATGTAAGAAGAATAACCATCACCATTGCCGGCAGAAGTTATCCGCTGAATGTACCCTCCGCCGAAGAAGAAACTTTGCGCAAAGTCGGGAAACAGATTGAAGCAATGATTAAAGATTTTGAACAGAATTTTGACGTTAGAGATAAACAGGATGCTTTGGCGATGTGTTGCTTAAAATTAGGAACCAACGCTGAAGTGGCACAGATCAACAACGATAAAAATATAAAAGATTCCACGGAGCGGTTGATGAATATCAATCAATTTTTGGAAGAGTTGGAAAAGTAG
- the ubiE gene encoding bifunctional demethylmenaquinone methyltransferase/2-methoxy-6-polyprenyl-1,4-benzoquinol methylase UbiE has product MFDNIAPKYDLLNHVLSMKIDVLWRNTLVKWMNADQPKEVLDVATGTGDLAIAVQKGTGAKMIGLDLSQQMLNVGIEKIRKINLTEQIEMIKGDAENLPFESNKFDAVSVAFGVRNFENLEKGLSELKRVVKEGKSVYILEFSKVEGFLAPFYMFYFKNILPQIGKLVSKDNRAYTYLPDSVNAFPFGEKMKTILLNVGFRKVEYKKLSLGIATIYKATK; this is encoded by the coding sequence ATGTTCGACAATATCGCACCGAAATACGATCTGCTGAATCATGTGCTCTCTATGAAAATTGATGTTTTATGGAGAAATACCCTGGTGAAGTGGATGAATGCTGATCAGCCGAAAGAGGTTTTGGATGTGGCCACCGGAACCGGAGATTTAGCAATCGCCGTACAAAAAGGAACCGGTGCAAAAATGATTGGTTTGGATCTTTCGCAGCAAATGCTGAACGTAGGGATAGAAAAAATCAGGAAGATTAATTTGACCGAACAAATCGAAATGATCAAAGGAGATGCAGAAAATCTTCCTTTTGAAAGCAATAAATTTGATGCGGTTTCCGTTGCATTTGGAGTGCGTAATTTCGAGAATTTAGAAAAAGGGCTTTCAGAATTGAAAAGGGTAGTGAAAGAGGGAAAGAGCGTTTATATTCTGGAGTTTTCCAAAGTAGAAGGTTTTTTAGCTCCATTTTATATGTTTTATTTTAAAAATATCTTACCTCAAATCGGTAAATTGGTTTCAAAAGATAACCGCGCATATACCTACTTGCCGGATTCTGTAAATGCTTTTCCTTTTGGAGAAAAAATGAAAACCATTTTATTAAATGTTGGATTTCGAAAAGTAGAATACAAAAAACTAAGTTTAGGAATCGCAACCATTTATAAGGCCACCAAATAA
- the cas2 gene encoding CRISPR-associated endonuclease Cas2: MNAERFNAYRIMWVLVLYDLPTETKANMKDANRFRKGLLDDGFALFQFSMYMRHCPSRENAEVHIKRVKFILPKAGKVAIMCITDKQFGDIEIFFARNKEEPPPMYQQLELF, from the coding sequence ATGAATGCCGAGAGGTTTAATGCCTACCGAATTATGTGGGTTTTAGTTTTATACGATTTACCGACCGAAACCAAAGCCAATATGAAAGACGCGAACCGCTTTCGTAAAGGTTTGTTGGATGATGGATTTGCACTGTTTCAGTTTTCGATGTATATGAGGCATTGTCCGAGTCGGGAAAATGCTGAGGTACATATTAAAAGGGTGAAGTTTATACTTCCTAAAGCAGGCAAAGTGGCCATTATGTGCATTACCGATAAGCAGTTTGGTGATATTGAGATCTTTTTTGCCAGAAATAAAGAAGAACCGCCGCCAATGTACCAACAGCTCGAATTATTCTGA
- a CDS encoding PepSY-like domain-containing protein, with translation MKNLKLATLSLLMGTFVFTSCEKKVVLQNPAENNTTASKTEVVTPNPEANNVDQNLPPQVKTFLNEHYAGIAISKHETKTNAKGKQYEVQLNNGVEIEFDNDGNWKGIKDNNGVPDILIPTKIKEYVNKNYKDIKIKSLEKKSDKNIIKADLLNGVDLEFDMQGNFLMIDL, from the coding sequence ATGAAAAATTTGAAATTAGCAACACTGTCACTATTGATGGGCACTTTCGTTTTTACATCATGTGAAAAGAAAGTAGTTTTACAAAACCCCGCTGAGAACAATACAACTGCTTCAAAAACAGAAGTCGTAACGCCTAACCCAGAAGCAAACAACGTCGATCAGAATCTTCCACCACAAGTAAAAACTTTTTTAAATGAACATTATGCCGGTATTGCGATTTCAAAGCATGAAACAAAAACTAATGCCAAGGGTAAACAGTACGAGGTTCAATTAAATAATGGTGTGGAAATAGAATTCGACAATGACGGGAATTGGAAAGGCATCAAAGATAATAATGGCGTTCCCGACATTCTAATTCCTACCAAAATAAAAGAATACGTTAACAAAAATTACAAAGACATAAAAATCAAAAGTCTGGAGAAAAAATCCGATAAAAACATAATCAAAGCCGATCTTCTGAATGGCGTTGATTTAGAGTTCGATATGCAGGGGAATTTTTTAATGATTGACTTGTAG